The genomic DNA CAGCAGAGCCCGACAGCGCACCGTATTGCAGGATGAGGCCGATGATCCGACGCTCGCTGCCCTGCGCGAGGCCGCCGCGACACATGGGATATGGCTTTCGATCGGCTCACTTGGGCTGCAGACAGGCGACCCGGACGGGCGTTTTGCCAACCGGTCTTTCGTGATTGATCCTTCTGGCGAAATCACCGCCCGCTACGACAAGATACATATGTTTGACGTTCAGGTGACCGAAACGGAAACCTTCCGGGAATCGGAAGGGTACAGGCCGGGGTCCACCGCCGTCTGTGCCGACACGCCCTTCGGTCGGTTTGGTCTGAGCATTTGCTACGACGTGCGTTTTCCGCAGCTTTATCAGGCGTTGGCCGACAACGGTGCCGAAATCCTGACCGTGCCTGCCGCGTTTTCGCCGGTCACGGGGGCCGCACATTGGCACAGCCTGCTGCGGGCGCGGGCCATTGAAACGGGGTGTTTTGTTGTGGCGGCGGCGCAAACCGGCGAACATGACAGCGCGGACGGCAAGACCCGCCGCACCTTTGGCCACTCGCTTGTCGTTGGCCCATGGGGAGACGTGATTCTGGACGCGGGCGATGCGCCCGGCGTATATCTGTGCGACATGTACTTGCAGCAGGTCGCCGACGCGCGGCGCCGGGTGCCCAGCATGACGCACAAAAGGCGATTCGACGGACCGTAATGGCAGACGACAAGAACACGTTGGCGATACTCCTGTTCAGCGAGATTTTGGGCACCGACCAGATCTTGCGCAACAGGCTTGCCAAGGTTTTGCCGAAGGGAATGGAGCTGTCACATTTCTCCGTTCTCAATCACCTTGCCTGGCGCGAGGTCGAACGCACCCCCGCGCAACTGGCGGAAACCTTTCATGTGACGCGCGGCGCGATGAGCAATACCCTGAGCAAACTCGAATGGGCGGGCTATATCCACATGCGGCCCGATTGGGATGACGCGCGGCGCAAACTGATCACGATCAGCCCCTCCGGTCGCAAGGCGCGCGACGCGGCGCTGAGCCTGATCACGCCGATGATTTCCCAGGTCGCCGATGAGTTGGGCGAAGACAAGGTCCGCGCCGTTATTCCGACCTTGCGCGAACTGCGCCGCAAAATGACCTGAAGCCGGTCACGTCTGTTGTGGCTTAAGGCTCGCGGTGACGTAGTTCACACTCAGATCCTTGTCTGAGATGGACCAGCTCCACAGCAGCGGATTAAACACGAAACCCTTTCGGTCCACCGGGTCCAGACCTGCCTTGCGCAGCAGGTCGAACAATTCGTCGGGTGTGATGAATTTTGACCACTCATGCGTTCCTTTGGGCAGCCAGCGCATCACGTGTTCCGCGCCCACGATCGCCATCATATAGCTTTTGGGATTGCGGTTGAGCGTGGAGCAGATGTGCAGCCCGCCCGGTTTGAGCAGTTTGCGGCAGGCCGTGAGATAGCTGATCGGAGAGGCCACGTGCTCGACCACCTCCATGTTGATGACGACATCGAATTGCTCGCCCGCGTCGGCCAGATCTTCGGCTGTGGTATGGCGATAGTCGATGGTCAGCCCCGATTGCTCTGCGTGGATCCGTGCGACCGGAATGTTGCCTGCCGCAGCGTCTGCGCCCACCACGGTCGCGCCCAGACGCGCCATCGGTTCAGACAGCAATCCGCCGCCGCACCCGATATCGAGAATGCGCAACCCCTCGAAGGGGTCCTTGGTCTTCAGGTCGCGGTCAAATTCTCCGGCGATCTGGTTTGTGATGTAATCCAGACGGCACGGATTGAGCATGTGCAACGGTTTGAATTTGCCTGTCGGGTCCCACCATTCCGCGGCCATGGCTTCGAATTTCGCGATTTCGGAGGGATCAACTGTGGTATCCTGCGCTTGCATTCCGTGTGTCCTATGCTCAAGGTCATGTCTCAACTCATATAGGCCCGTAATGGATAAATTTCCCGATCAAAAGCGCGCAGTGCAGTATCTGTACCCGCCTCTCGATCCGTACGACCGGCGGATGCTGGCAGTCGGGGATGGCCATGAAGTGTATCTGGAGCAATGCGGCAATCCCAACGGCACGCCTGTTGTGGTGCTGCACGGGGGCCCCGGCGGAGGCTGCAGCCCGTCGATGCGGCGCTATTTCGATCCGGAGAAATTCCGCATTATCCTGTTTGACCAACGGGGGTGCGGACGCTCCAAGCCGCATGCGTCGGTGAGCAACAATACGACCTGGCATCTGGTTGCGGACATCGAGCTGATTCGCGAAACGCTTGGCATCGACCGTTGGGTGGTTTTCGGTGGCAGCTGGGGTGCGACACTTTCGCTAATCTATGCGCAGACGCATCCCGCCGCGGTGAGCCATCTGGTGCTGCGCGGCGTGTTCCTGATGACCCAGTCCGAGCTGGATTGGTTCTACGGTGGCGGTGCGGGCAAATTCTGGCCCGAGGTCTGGTCGCGGTTCACCGCGCTGGTGCCCGAAGACGAGCGGGGCGATTATATTCAGGCCTATCACCGCAGGCTGTTTTCGGACGACCTGTCGTTGCAAACGCGCTTTGCACGGGCGTGGTCGGGCTGGGAAAACGCACTGGCATCGATCCATTCTGCAGGGCAGATGATCGAGGGCCCGGGCGAATACGCGCGGGCATTCGCGCGGCTCGAGAACCACTATTTCATCAATGCGGGTTTTCTGGAGTACGACGGTCAGATCCTCGACCAGATGGACCGCATCGCCGATATCCCAGGTGTGATCGTGCAGGGGCGCTATGACATGATCTGTCCGCCGACCAGTGCCTATGCCATCGCGAAGGTCTGGCCTAAGGCGGAATTGAAGATGGTGCGCAACGCGGGCCACGCGCTGAGCGAGCCGGGCATCAGCGCAGAGCTGGTGCGCGCGATGGACAGGATTGCGCCATGACGCGGCGGGGCCCCATGGACCGGCGGGCGTTGTTCGCCAGCGGTGCGGCGGCCGCACTTTTGGCGGCGACGGGCATCAGCGCGGGGCCATTGCCACAGCGCGGCGGCCAGTTGCGGCTGGCGCTTTCGGGCGCGGCGCGCAGTGACGACTGGATCAGCGGTGACGGGCTTTTCATGCAGGTCGCGCGGCAGGGGCTGGTCTTCGAGACACTGACCGAAGTGGCTGCGGACGGCACCTTGCGGGCGGAGCTTGCAACGGGGTGGACAGCATCGCCGGACGCGCGCGAATGGCGGTTCGATTTGCGCGAGGATGCGGTTTTTCACGACGGTACGCCGATGACCGCGCAGGACGTCGCCGCGAGTTTGAGCGCCTGTCACACAGTGTACACCGGGTGTGCACACAGTGTGCACATCACGTGCGACACCCCCGATCCGAGCCTGCCGTTCAAATTGGCCGATGTTGCGCATGTGATCCGGCCCGCCCATGCGCCCGACGCAGGCATCGGCACAGGCCTTTATGCGGTGGAGCGGTTCCGGCCCGGCCAGCAGTTGATCACGCGGCGGGTTGCGCGGCACCACAAGGACGGACGGGCGGGATGGTTCGACCGGGTGGAGCTGGTGTCGATCCCGTCGGCGGAGGTCCGTGCGCAGGCCATCGCGGAATACATGGTCGATGCCGCCGATCTGGAAGACACGCGCGCCTTGCAGGCGTTCGACGACATCGCGGTGATGCCGGGGCAGGCCGTTTCGCGCGGTATTGCAACGCCTCTGGTTCTGTCGGAGGCGCGACCGCTCGACAATCTGCGCGCGCCACAGCGGTGGTGGGTCGTCTGAGGCCCCTTGATGTTTGGCGACAGGGGGCGTATATGCCCCTTAACAGCGGCGCGTTCGGGTCCAAACCAAACGCCCACCGGAATTCTTAACGGGCCGCGCGCCCGTTTTTTTGTGCCTAAACACAAGTGAGCCAATGACCAACGATCTGATTGCAAAAGCCGCCATCGACCAGCGCCTGGCCGAGATCATCACACCGGTGATCGAGGACATGGGGTTCGAGTTGGTGCGCGTGCGTCTGATGTCGGGTAAGTCCACGACCTTGCAGGTCATGGCCGACCGTCCCGACGGCGGCATCGAAGTGGACGACTGCGCACAGATCAGCACCGCGATCGGTGCCGTTCTGGATGTGGAAGACCCCATTCTGGATGAATACGCGCTGGAAGTGTCCAGCCCCGGTATCGACCGGCCCCTGACCCGCCTGAAGGATTTCGAGGCGTTCGAGGGGTATGAGGCCAAGATCGAGACGGCCGACATGATCGACGGCCGCCGCCGTTTCAAGGGCGAGCTGGCGGGGGTCGAGGGCGACGAGGTTCTGATCAATCTCGACGAGGGCACCGTGGGTTTGAAATTCGACTGGCTGTCGGATGCCAAGCTGGTGCTGACGGACGAGCTGATCACGGAAATGCTGCGCCAGCGCAAAGCGTCGGGCGCGATCGATGAAGACAACTTTGACGAACTACAGACCGAAGACGGATCTGATGAGGGAGAAGACTAATGGCCATTACATCTGCAAACCAGCTTGAGCTTTTGCAAACCGCCGAGGCCGTGGCCCGCGAAAAAATGATCGACCCCGGTCTGGTGGTCGAGGCGATGGAAGAATCGCTCGCCCGTGCGGCCAAGTCCCGCTATGGCGCGGAAATGGACATCCGCGTTCACATCGACCGCAAGACAGGCCGCGCCACTTTCACCCGCGTGCGCACCGTTGTCGAAGAGGACGAGCTGGAAAACTATCAGGCCGAGTTCACCGTCGAGCAGGCCAAGCAGTACATGGATGCGCCCGAAGTCGGTCAGGAGTTTGTCGAGGAAGTGCCGCCGGTCGAAATGGGCCGGATCGCGGCGCAATCGGCCAAGCAGGTGATCCTGCAAAAGGTCCGCGAAGCCGAGCGCGACAAGCAGTACGAAGAATTCAAGGACCGTATCGGCACCATCATCAACTGTGTGGTCAAGCGCGAGGAATACGGCAACGTCATCGTCGACATGAACC from Sulfitobacter sp. S190 includes the following:
- a CDS encoding carbon-nitrogen hydrolase family protein, translating into MRAGLLQLNVSDDPRQNLPVTLDYLAEAAAQGAQMVFTPEVTNCVSLSRARQRTVLQDEADDPTLAALREAAATHGIWLSIGSLGLQTGDPDGRFANRSFVIDPSGEITARYDKIHMFDVQVTETETFRESEGYRPGSTAVCADTPFGRFGLSICYDVRFPQLYQALADNGAEILTVPAAFSPVTGAAHWHSLLRARAIETGCFVVAAAQTGEHDSADGKTRRTFGHSLVVGPWGDVILDAGDAPGVYLCDMYLQQVADARRRVPSMTHKRRFDGP
- a CDS encoding MarR family winged helix-turn-helix transcriptional regulator, which produces MADDKNTLAILLFSEILGTDQILRNRLAKVLPKGMELSHFSVLNHLAWREVERTPAQLAETFHVTRGAMSNTLSKLEWAGYIHMRPDWDDARRKLITISPSGRKARDAALSLITPMISQVADELGEDKVRAVIPTLRELRRKMT
- the ubiG gene encoding bifunctional 2-polyprenyl-6-hydroxyphenol methylase/3-demethylubiquinol 3-O-methyltransferase UbiG — encoded protein: MQAQDTTVDPSEIAKFEAMAAEWWDPTGKFKPLHMLNPCRLDYITNQIAGEFDRDLKTKDPFEGLRILDIGCGGGLLSEPMARLGATVVGADAAAGNIPVARIHAEQSGLTIDYRHTTAEDLADAGEQFDVVINMEVVEHVASPISYLTACRKLLKPGGLHICSTLNRNPKSYMMAIVGAEHVMRWLPKGTHEWSKFITPDELFDLLRKAGLDPVDRKGFVFNPLLWSWSISDKDLSVNYVTASLKPQQT
- the pip gene encoding prolyl aminopeptidase, yielding MDKFPDQKRAVQYLYPPLDPYDRRMLAVGDGHEVYLEQCGNPNGTPVVVLHGGPGGGCSPSMRRYFDPEKFRIILFDQRGCGRSKPHASVSNNTTWHLVADIELIRETLGIDRWVVFGGSWGATLSLIYAQTHPAAVSHLVLRGVFLMTQSELDWFYGGGAGKFWPEVWSRFTALVPEDERGDYIQAYHRRLFSDDLSLQTRFARAWSGWENALASIHSAGQMIEGPGEYARAFARLENHYFINAGFLEYDGQILDQMDRIADIPGVIVQGRYDMICPPTSAYAIAKVWPKAELKMVRNAGHALSEPGISAELVRAMDRIAP
- a CDS encoding ABC transporter substrate-binding protein — encoded protein: MTRRGPMDRRALFASGAAAALLAATGISAGPLPQRGGQLRLALSGAARSDDWISGDGLFMQVARQGLVFETLTEVAADGTLRAELATGWTASPDAREWRFDLREDAVFHDGTPMTAQDVAASLSACHTVYTGCAHSVHITCDTPDPSLPFKLADVAHVIRPAHAPDAGIGTGLYAVERFRPGQQLITRRVARHHKDGRAGWFDRVELVSIPSAEVRAQAIAEYMVDAADLEDTRALQAFDDIAVMPGQAVSRGIATPLVLSEARPLDNLRAPQRWWVV
- the rimP gene encoding ribosome maturation factor RimP, giving the protein MTNDLIAKAAIDQRLAEIITPVIEDMGFELVRVRLMSGKSTTLQVMADRPDGGIEVDDCAQISTAIGAVLDVEDPILDEYALEVSSPGIDRPLTRLKDFEAFEGYEAKIETADMIDGRRRFKGELAGVEGDEVLINLDEGTVGLKFDWLSDAKLVLTDELITEMLRQRKASGAIDEDNFDELQTEDGSDEGED